A genomic stretch from Telmatocola sphagniphila includes:
- a CDS encoding sensor histidine kinase — MRTVVRDPDSLARLLIMENMSVEVSANLEPWELASEAIAVKIRWFGLILGYLYINFGSPSSSPLLLNAIMTFGLGFTLFDTWYSWRGQVFLGYYPLAISCMEAIFIGLLCYFDTHLNSPFRFYYLLSLICCAIRSSSSITYITCALDCLSYSSLFLFVSDADRNPFTLILMLTVLVWVSWAANALSKITRQLVRQLRELNSALQENQSLLETRIIERTRELNESQAQVMHQDKMAGFGLLAAGIAHEVGNPLTSISSLLQILEKRNLDEYTRSKLGLIAGQLNRIQGTLRELMNFSRPVNPDRTRFEPKEIVEEALHIAKYYKGIKSRTIESDIAEGLPQLTGIRDQLVQIIFNLVLNAIDATSKGGLIRLEARRIENVVEISIRDNGVGMSAEQQSRLFQPYFTTKKQGTGLGLFISAKMIRAHGGDLSFESTLNQGTIFRITIPTREWEPQSVPPQVLSSSRS; from the coding sequence GTGCGAACAGTTGTCCGCGATCCCGACAGTCTGGCTCGTTTGCTTATAATGGAAAACATGTCTGTCGAAGTTTCCGCTAATCTCGAACCTTGGGAATTGGCTTCCGAGGCCATAGCCGTCAAGATCCGCTGGTTCGGCTTGATACTCGGCTACCTCTATATTAATTTCGGATCTCCCAGCTCCTCGCCGCTGTTGCTCAATGCAATTATGACCTTCGGCCTGGGATTCACGCTCTTCGATACCTGGTACAGCTGGCGCGGCCAGGTATTCTTAGGCTATTATCCGCTGGCCATTTCCTGCATGGAAGCGATCTTCATCGGTCTGCTTTGCTACTTCGACACCCATTTGAACAGCCCATTCCGGTTCTATTATCTCCTGTCTTTAATCTGCTGTGCCATCCGTTCCAGTTCGAGTATCACCTACATCACTTGTGCACTGGACTGCTTGAGTTACTCCTCCCTGTTTCTCTTCGTATCGGACGCCGATCGAAACCCTTTTACACTGATACTGATGCTGACCGTGCTGGTGTGGGTCTCCTGGGCAGCGAATGCCCTCTCAAAAATTACCCGCCAACTGGTGAGACAACTCCGGGAGCTGAATTCCGCGCTTCAGGAAAACCAGAGCCTGCTGGAAACCCGCATCATCGAAAGAACGCGGGAACTCAACGAATCTCAGGCGCAGGTGATGCACCAGGACAAGATGGCCGGATTCGGGTTGCTAGCGGCCGGGATCGCCCACGAAGTGGGAAATCCTCTGACTTCGATCAGTTCGCTGTTACAAATTCTGGAAAAACGCAATCTGGACGAGTACACGCGTTCTAAGCTCGGGCTGATTGCCGGGCAGTTAAATCGGATTCAGGGGACGCTTCGCGAGTTGATGAATTTCAGCCGGCCCGTCAACCCGGACCGCACCCGCTTCGAGCCAAAAGAGATCGTCGAGGAAGCTCTGCACATCGCCAAGTATTACAAAGGCATCAAGAGCCGTACCATCGAAAGCGATATTGCCGAAGGGCTTCCGCAACTCACCGGAATCCGCGATCAGCTGGTGCAAATTATCTTCAACCTCGTTCTGAACGCGATTGATGCCACCAGCAAAGGCGGCCTGATCCGTCTCGAAGCCCGGAGGATCGAAAATGTCGTGGAAATTTCCATTCGCGACAATGGCGTGGGAATGTCCGCCGAACAGCAATCCCGACTCTTTCAGCCCTATTTCACGACCAAAAAGCAAGGCACCGGCTTAGGATTATTCATTAGCGCCAAAATGATTCGCGCTCACGGTGGAGATCTGTCTTTTGAAAGCACGCTGAATCAGGGGACGATTTTCCGGATCACCATCCCGACCAGAGAATGGGAACCGCAAAGCGTTCCTCCGCAAGTTCTCTCCTCTTCCCGTTCCTGA
- a CDS encoding sigma-54-dependent transcriptional regulator, producing the protein MSSKLNDASILIVDDEKIIRETLSEYLEEEGFTVKAVGSGEEALALLAKEFHEILICDINLPGMDGIEVLQRVQRVSPETFVILITAYATVETAIEAFQRGAQDYLIKPIVFDEVTEKLRRLMRVRNLRLENQFLRRELNREASNEFVIGANPKSQAVFQMALKAAPTGTTILIQGESGTGKEILARYIHKHAYSNPEEVRFLPVNCAAIPNEQLESLLFGYRREATDKDQRGVFVHAGKGTVFLDEIGELPASVQAKLLRVIEQKEVLPLGANEPVQVHARIIAATNKDLNKEVENGTFRNDLYYRLNVVSLKLPPLRERKEDIPELVDHFVKKHAARLHHRVQGLTHEAMNLLMHHPWKGNLRELENSIERSLILSDQVLISPAELPPDLDQRAVDPNILDDLSLAMGEYEKLHIERILRQTSDKREAAKRLNIGLSSLYRKIELLKIEI; encoded by the coding sequence ATGTCCTCCAAACTCAACGACGCTTCGATTTTAATCGTCGACGACGAAAAGATTATCCGGGAGACTCTCAGCGAATATCTCGAGGAAGAAGGCTTCACGGTCAAAGCGGTCGGGAGTGGTGAAGAAGCTCTCGCTCTTCTGGCCAAAGAATTTCATGAGATTCTGATATGCGACATTAACCTGCCGGGCATGGATGGCATCGAAGTCCTGCAGCGAGTCCAGCGGGTCAGCCCGGAAACATTTGTGATCTTAATCACCGCTTATGCCACGGTGGAAACGGCCATTGAAGCTTTCCAGCGGGGCGCTCAGGATTATCTGATCAAACCGATCGTCTTCGACGAAGTGACCGAAAAACTGCGACGGCTGATGCGGGTGCGCAACTTGAGACTGGAAAACCAGTTCCTCCGCCGCGAACTGAATCGCGAAGCGAGTAACGAATTCGTCATCGGAGCCAATCCCAAATCGCAGGCCGTGTTTCAGATGGCTTTAAAAGCGGCCCCGACCGGCACGACCATTCTGATCCAGGGGGAAAGTGGCACCGGCAAGGAAATTCTCGCTCGCTACATCCACAAGCACGCCTACAGCAATCCGGAAGAAGTTCGCTTTCTGCCAGTGAACTGCGCCGCTATTCCCAATGAGCAATTAGAAAGCCTACTCTTCGGTTACCGACGGGAAGCGACTGATAAGGATCAGCGCGGCGTGTTTGTTCATGCCGGCAAAGGAACGGTATTTCTGGACGAGATTGGCGAATTACCGGCCAGCGTTCAGGCCAAACTGCTTCGCGTTATCGAACAGAAGGAAGTTTTGCCCCTCGGGGCAAACGAACCGGTGCAGGTTCACGCCCGAATTATCGCGGCCACCAATAAAGATCTGAACAAAGAGGTGGAAAATGGGACTTTCCGCAACGATTTGTACTATCGGCTCAATGTCGTGTCGCTGAAATTGCCACCCCTTCGGGAACGCAAAGAGGATATTCCCGAACTGGTCGATCACTTTGTGAAGAAGCACGCCGCCCGGCTGCACCATCGCGTGCAAGGCCTGACGCACGAGGCGATGAACCTTCTCATGCACCATCCCTGGAAAGGGAATTTGCGCGAACTGGAAAATTCCATCGAACGTTCGCTCATCCTCAGCGATCAGGTTTTGATATCTCCGGCGGAATTGCCGCCCGATTTGGACCAACGGGCGGTCGATCCCAACATTCTCGACGATCTCAGTCTGGCCATGGGAGAATACGAAAAGCTGCACATCGAGCGCATTCTCCGCCAGACTTCCGATAAGCGGGAAGCCGCCAAGCGTTTAAATATCGGTTTGAGTTCGCTCTATCGAAAAATTGAATTACTGAAAATCGAAATCTAG
- a CDS encoding S8 family peptidase has protein sequence MGDSADFFSSIRELLTPEKLLNDSRANGQGVRLAVIDSGIDSNLLRERFDKKNLTIEPIEGVLFKTDSPEVVADDGSQSSPHGSVVADIILSLAPKVKLFSANVFGSTGNCTVETIIRAIEHAIHVWKVKIINLSLGIVESQLQQISKRYQLLRAVEQAYFHDVLIFAAAHNDHPITRSYPSLFAPPLISVNKSDSSNPLEFMYQLHESVEFAAYARGYLGPFSREPATSWATPHLAAIAAKLLSIHPNMKPFEIKTLLYWMSKKRGD, from the coding sequence ATGGGGGATTCGGCCGATTTTTTTAGTTCGATTCGGGAGTTGCTGACTCCGGAGAAACTGCTGAATGACAGCCGTGCCAACGGTCAAGGGGTGCGTCTGGCCGTCATTGACAGTGGGATCGACAGCAATCTTCTGCGCGAACGCTTCGACAAAAAAAATCTCACGATCGAGCCGATTGAAGGGGTACTTTTCAAAACCGATTCCCCTGAAGTCGTTGCCGATGATGGTTCGCAATCGAGCCCGCACGGTAGCGTGGTGGCCGATATCATTTTGAGTCTGGCCCCGAAGGTCAAACTTTTCTCGGCCAATGTATTCGGCTCCACGGGTAACTGTACGGTTGAAACCATCATTCGGGCCATCGAACATGCCATCCATGTCTGGAAAGTGAAGATCATTAATCTATCGCTGGGAATCGTGGAAAGTCAGTTGCAGCAGATCAGCAAACGGTACCAGTTACTGCGAGCCGTGGAGCAGGCGTACTTCCACGATGTCCTCATTTTCGCCGCCGCTCATAACGATCATCCGATTACGCGGAGCTATCCTTCGCTGTTTGCCCCACCACTGATCTCCGTCAATAAGAGCGATTCTTCCAATCCGCTGGAATTCATGTACCAGTTACACGAAAGCGTGGAGTTCGCCGCTTATGCTCGTGGCTACCTGGGGCCTTTTTCCCGGGAGCCGGCAACCAGTTGGGCGACCCCGCACTTAGCGGCCATCGCCGCCAAGCTGCTTTCGATTCATCCGAATATGAAACCCTTTGAAATCAAAACGCTGCTCTACTGGATGTCCAAAAAGCGTGGGGATTGA
- a CDS encoding response regulator, with protein MAETILIVDDEDSVRKTFGEWLKESSLPIHIKAVSDAEAALQFANENTIDLAILDWNLGSGSDGLQLLEDLVVFQPNVIAILVTGFAHQATPLQALRMGVRDYLDKNQDLTRDSFLKSVRKQLDLIRPAKQQRQFQKSLLTFREAIEKALPLVQSSATLQSPGSPVEAFKPLIQIACYVTSAQVGYLVLRHLLENNREELSVTDQEGKAIPWQAGPFAKTIAASALMNQRTLHLQLNSNDVLDMIQLQPFEKEYLELMAIPLSNDSRTQAVLELAKPSKVEQFTAAAKPILNLLQTLGGELVRRTVADQRQNQLLLAALQTARQVSDQIARGETVSETPAVSPHVQVVARMQETLASTSSSGLSSRDTLRLAQRIRDLSDRFGAPALKYADQLLELTEKMLAELNPPLRD; from the coding sequence ATGGCGGAAACAATTTTAATAGTCGACGATGAAGATTCGGTTCGCAAAACTTTTGGGGAATGGCTGAAAGAATCCAGCCTTCCGATCCACATCAAGGCCGTGAGTGATGCCGAGGCCGCGCTGCAATTCGCCAACGAAAATACCATCGATCTGGCTATTCTCGACTGGAATCTGGGTTCGGGCAGCGATGGCTTGCAACTGCTCGAGGATCTCGTGGTTTTTCAGCCGAATGTGATCGCTATACTGGTGACTGGCTTCGCCCACCAGGCAACTCCCCTGCAGGCGTTGCGCATGGGTGTTCGCGATTATCTCGATAAAAATCAGGATCTGACTCGGGATAGTTTTCTGAAATCGGTGCGGAAGCAACTCGATCTGATCCGACCCGCCAAACAGCAGCGGCAGTTTCAGAAAAGCCTGTTGACGTTTCGGGAAGCGATTGAAAAAGCTCTCCCTTTGGTGCAGTCCTCCGCCACGCTTCAGAGCCCCGGTTCGCCCGTCGAAGCGTTCAAACCACTGATTCAAATTGCCTGCTACGTCACATCGGCACAAGTTGGCTATCTGGTCCTTCGGCATCTCCTGGAAAATAATCGCGAAGAATTGAGCGTGACTGATCAGGAAGGGAAAGCAATTCCCTGGCAGGCAGGTCCCTTTGCGAAAACGATAGCGGCGTCGGCTCTGATGAACCAGCGGACTCTCCATCTGCAGCTCAACTCGAACGACGTTCTGGACATGATCCAGCTGCAGCCGTTCGAAAAAGAATATCTCGAGTTGATGGCCATACCGCTTTCCAACGACTCGCGAACCCAGGCGGTGCTGGAATTGGCCAAGCCGTCAAAAGTCGAGCAGTTTACCGCGGCCGCAAAACCGATTCTGAATCTCTTGCAAACTCTCGGTGGAGAACTGGTACGGCGGACGGTGGCCGATCAGCGGCAGAATCAATTGCTATTGGCGGCTTTACAGACGGCCCGGCAGGTGAGCGATCAGATCGCCCGCGGGGAAACCGTTTCCGAAACGCCGGCCGTTTCGCCGCATGTTCAAGTGGTCGCTCGCATGCAGGAAACTCTTGCGAGTACCAGTTCTTCCGGGCTCTCCTCGCGGGATACACTTCGGCTGGCGCAACGGATTCGCGATCTCAGCGATCGCTTTGGGGCCCCAGCGCTGAAGTATGCGGATCAGTTGCTCGAACTGACGGAAAAGATGCTGGCGGAACTCAACCCTCCCTTAAGGGATTGA
- a CDS encoding alpha-mannosidase has product MNVRRLFLLSPYRMPTNHQVYLSEDEVACWLNGFLVLWHPAMLHGSAAVPIIASAYDHESPAAGECFAVPESPPLYQPENWAERVIDAGALAFKPCSTLQETLESAQHALNSVESREIDNEARSIFQNEHSAKLWNLPEEHYLPFLGLGFGYLVIESLYEAMQHDHLLDKERFWQHLQEALTALVQPELNAESFFNALRSAAQLLQSARETLNPSTISLLDFWELNAQTVAPICKALRNQKKLTVLCTGAELKLHTSEILHALPPEQKGNLSLLTAGEKDAETGLLPLEMQLWNLRQGIQTCQKSLGIKPIGYASKVTHFTPLTPSILKDHGLQSVWLKARDAAILPSHYAAVVNWPGPDGKSIDALTKAPIPCHDVSTYFNLAYTLHQAIGAESQPTLIFLHTDATHPAYDVWQALQGLAPVLGEFITLDDYFKQAMAGEYAGSTNADDIFLDYLEQRTAQNRQDVVSGLARQAALCRKVEAAQTFDAILNVLNRTSKSPTSNAEDLTPFSDRETILKSLEANGRQLAARLQARTAGPVPGWIVLNYSSATRREALRLEKSHGPIPVEGPVKASDSKDGVSQVVVEIPPVGYAWIPNTGKGQTKAPPFKMIEDRIIRNEFLEAEFDPTTGGLRGIRDTRTRVNRLGQQLVFNPGSKMVADAIETVELGSVVSRLRSRGTLQNEQNEKLADFEQELEIWSQRPVLKLSITLKPVKLPNGAPWHAYYASRFAWRDEHAALFRGVGGQSCLTTHNRPQSADYLEIRSGRNNTCLFPGGLPFHNRPNHRMLDTLLIAPGEQDTKFTLHISLDRDLPQFTAYSLQSPAYCQLTSEGQPQSGASSWLFQIDAPNLILTSMRTLPPREDSTTAIILQLQEIGGNGGIAELRCVRNPKRAVRLDGLNEEMHELGCNGDAISVEYSAHEIVRICICFD; this is encoded by the coding sequence ATGAATGTACGAAGATTGTTCCTGTTGTCCCCTTATCGCATGCCGACCAATCACCAGGTCTACCTGAGTGAGGACGAGGTCGCCTGCTGGCTAAATGGTTTTCTGGTATTGTGGCATCCGGCGATGCTCCACGGGTCTGCAGCCGTACCGATCATCGCCTCTGCTTACGACCACGAAAGCCCCGCCGCCGGCGAGTGTTTTGCGGTTCCCGAAAGTCCTCCACTTTATCAGCCCGAGAATTGGGCCGAGCGGGTCATCGATGCGGGAGCACTGGCTTTCAAGCCCTGTTCGACATTACAGGAGACGCTTGAGTCCGCCCAACATGCGCTTAATTCCGTGGAATCCCGGGAAATTGACAACGAGGCTCGGTCGATTTTTCAGAACGAACACTCCGCTAAATTGTGGAATTTACCAGAAGAGCACTATCTGCCCTTCCTCGGCCTCGGATTTGGCTATCTGGTGATTGAATCGCTTTATGAGGCCATGCAGCACGATCACCTCCTGGATAAGGAGCGATTCTGGCAGCACCTGCAAGAGGCACTCACGGCCTTGGTGCAGCCCGAATTGAACGCCGAAAGCTTCTTCAACGCTCTCCGCTCGGCCGCCCAGCTCCTGCAAAGTGCGCGGGAGACCCTGAATCCTTCGACGATATCCCTTCTCGATTTCTGGGAACTGAACGCACAGACGGTGGCACCGATTTGCAAAGCGCTGCGCAATCAAAAGAAGTTGACGGTGTTGTGCACCGGGGCCGAACTGAAATTGCACACTTCGGAAATCCTCCACGCTCTACCGCCGGAGCAAAAAGGGAATCTCTCGCTGCTGACTGCCGGCGAGAAGGACGCCGAGACGGGGTTACTTCCGCTGGAAATGCAACTCTGGAATCTGCGCCAGGGAATTCAAACCTGCCAAAAGTCGCTCGGGATCAAACCGATCGGTTATGCGTCGAAGGTAACTCACTTCACGCCGCTGACTCCCTCGATCCTGAAAGATCATGGTCTGCAATCGGTCTGGCTGAAAGCTCGGGATGCGGCCATCTTACCTTCGCACTATGCGGCCGTAGTCAATTGGCCGGGCCCGGATGGGAAATCAATTGATGCGCTGACCAAAGCCCCGATACCCTGCCACGATGTTTCCACCTATTTCAACTTGGCCTACACGCTCCATCAGGCGATTGGAGCCGAATCCCAGCCGACGTTGATATTCCTCCATACCGATGCCACACATCCCGCCTACGATGTGTGGCAGGCCCTTCAAGGTCTCGCTCCGGTGCTCGGAGAATTCATCACTCTGGACGATTACTTCAAACAGGCTATGGCCGGGGAGTACGCCGGGAGTACGAACGCCGATGATATCTTCCTGGATTATCTGGAGCAGCGCACGGCACAGAATCGGCAAGATGTCGTCAGCGGCCTCGCCCGGCAAGCGGCTTTGTGCCGAAAAGTCGAAGCGGCCCAGACCTTCGATGCCATTCTGAATGTGTTGAATCGTACTTCGAAGTCACCGACTTCGAATGCGGAAGATCTGACTCCTTTTTCGGATCGTGAGACTATTTTGAAGTCGCTTGAGGCTAATGGTCGGCAGTTGGCCGCGCGTCTGCAAGCGAGAACCGCCGGTCCTGTGCCAGGCTGGATCGTTTTGAATTACTCAAGCGCTACCCGCCGGGAAGCACTAAGACTCGAAAAATCGCACGGCCCTATTCCAGTGGAAGGTCCGGTCAAGGCATCTGACTCCAAGGACGGCGTCAGTCAAGTCGTGGTGGAAATTCCGCCCGTGGGATATGCCTGGATCCCCAATACGGGAAAAGGACAGACCAAAGCTCCCCCCTTCAAAATGATTGAGGATCGAATTATTCGCAATGAATTTCTGGAAGCGGAATTCGATCCAACCACGGGCGGCCTGCGGGGAATTCGAGACACTAGAACCCGAGTTAATCGCTTAGGACAGCAACTCGTTTTCAATCCGGGTTCTAAGATGGTAGCCGATGCCATTGAAACGGTAGAACTCGGATCGGTAGTTTCCCGTCTGCGCAGTCGCGGCACCTTGCAAAACGAGCAAAACGAGAAACTCGCCGATTTCGAACAAGAGCTGGAGATCTGGTCGCAGCGACCGGTACTCAAGCTGAGCATCACTTTAAAACCAGTCAAACTTCCCAACGGGGCGCCCTGGCACGCCTACTATGCCAGCCGGTTTGCCTGGCGCGATGAACATGCCGCGCTCTTCCGCGGCGTGGGTGGCCAATCGTGCCTCACGACCCACAATCGACCTCAATCCGCCGACTATCTGGAAATTCGCAGCGGCCGAAACAACACTTGCCTATTTCCGGGTGGCCTGCCGTTCCATAACAGGCCGAATCATCGAATGCTGGATACACTGCTGATCGCACCGGGGGAACAGGATACGAAATTCACCCTCCATATTTCTCTCGATCGGGATTTGCCACAGTTCACCGCCTACAGTCTGCAAAGCCCAGCGTACTGTCAGCTCACTTCGGAGGGGCAGCCGCAATCCGGGGCGAGTAGTTGGCTTTTTCAGATCGATGCGCCGAATCTGATCCTGACGAGCATGCGGACCCTGCCTCCTCGGGAAGATAGTACGACTGCGATTATCCTGCAGCTTCAGGAGATCGGAGGCAATGGGGGAATCGCCGAATTGCGCTGTGTACGCAACCCGAAGAGGGCCGTGCGACTCGATGGATTGAACGAGGAAATGCATGAATTGGGTTGTAACGGCGATGCCATCTCCGTGGAGTATTCCGCTCACGAAATCGTGCGAATCTGTATCTGCTTCGACTAA
- a CDS encoding FHA domain-containing protein: protein MSFATATLVPEGGGDPIPLARQILTVGRRESCDICLKFPNISSLHCEFFYKNGYWSVKDIGSTNGIKINGQRTTQTALRPGDEIAIANRKYKIHYTLADGAESALEQTLEKNDDFMSIPLMERAGLTKARQSNRDSD from the coding sequence ATGTCCTTCGCCACAGCAACTTTAGTTCCCGAAGGTGGGGGCGACCCCATACCTCTGGCTCGTCAGATTCTGACGGTAGGTCGTCGCGAATCCTGCGACATCTGCCTGAAGTTTCCGAACATTTCCAGTCTGCATTGCGAGTTCTTTTACAAAAACGGTTATTGGTCGGTCAAAGACATCGGCTCGACCAACGGCATCAAAATCAACGGTCAGCGAACCACTCAAACGGCCCTGCGACCTGGGGATGAGATAGCCATCGCCAATCGAAAGTATAAGATCCACTATACGCTGGCGGATGGAGCGGAATCGGCGCTCGAGCAGACTCTCGAAAAGAACGATGATTTCATGTCGATTCCCCTGATGGAACGGGCTGGCTTAACCAAGGCCCGGCAGTCCAACCGCGATAGCGATTAA
- a CDS encoding SDR family NAD(P)-dependent oxidoreductase — MSQPSLKHAGKIAFITGASSGIGRAAALALAREGADVALNYWTMAKEAEDTAAEIWSLGRKALLFQVDISHQQNVEKMTADIVSQLGGIDIFISSAVYSDREPFTTANMEGFRKTIDISMWGSFYALRAVSNVMLKQGRGGSMVIVSSPHSHIPFPNCMAYNMAKSAQDAMARSAAIELLPHKIRVNILHPGWTDTPGERKFFSDEAIKKAGSQTPMGRLATPEEMAHGIMFLVDPYSGYMTGSTLTMDGGLALPWWSKRGKDGEF, encoded by the coding sequence ATGTCACAACCGTCTTTAAAACATGCCGGAAAGATTGCGTTCATCACAGGAGCATCTTCCGGCATCGGACGAGCGGCTGCCTTGGCGCTCGCCCGGGAAGGTGCCGATGTGGCACTGAATTACTGGACGATGGCCAAGGAAGCGGAAGATACCGCCGCCGAAATCTGGAGCTTGGGTCGCAAGGCCCTGCTTTTTCAAGTCGATATCTCCCACCAGCAGAATGTCGAAAAAATGACAGCGGATATCGTCTCCCAATTGGGCGGAATCGATATCTTCATCTCTTCCGCCGTGTATAGCGACCGCGAGCCGTTCACCACCGCTAACATGGAAGGCTTTCGTAAAACCATTGATATCTCCATGTGGGGTTCGTTTTATGCCCTCCGGGCCGTCAGTAATGTGATGCTGAAGCAAGGCCGCGGTGGAAGTATGGTGATCGTCTCCAGCCCCCATTCCCACATCCCGTTCCCGAACTGCATGGCCTACAACATGGCCAAGTCGGCTCAGGATGCCATGGCCAGATCGGCGGCCATTGAATTACTCCCGCACAAAATCCGGGTGAATATTCTGCATCCGGGCTGGACGGATACACCGGGCGAACGAAAATTCTTCAGCGATGAGGCTATCAAAAAAGCGGGCAGTCAAACACCCATGGGCCGCCTGGCGACGCCCGAAGAAATGGCACATGGTATTATGTTCCTCGTCGATCCGTACTCGGGCTACATGACCGGCTCGACACTGACCATGGACGGCGGCCTCGCCCTCCCCTGGTGGTCTAAACGAGGTAAGGACGGCGAATTCTAA